One Alphaproteobacteria bacterium 33-17 genomic region harbors:
- a CDS encoding uroporphyrinogen decarboxylase, whose protein sequence is MEKYNYINSYKTWFMRQAGRYLPEYMEVRKKYESFVDFCYSTEDVVKVTKQPVERFNLDFGILFSDILIILDALGAKVSFLKNEGPHIEDANNILEENFNEKKLENIYSAIKSLNNNLKVPLIGFIGGPFTVGCYLTQGSKKNDFENTKKILYQNHEMFDKYIKIITKYSIIHLQNQINNGCKIVKIFDSWAGILPYSQYKKYILEPNNEIVSTLKSKNPDVEIICLPKGSGEKYVEFASIVKPDILAIDQFTDINFIKKNISDEICLQGNLDPMLLTLPNDIVLDEVKNLITSFKDRKFIFNVGHGLVPETKIDIVEKVLNLIGEYK, encoded by the coding sequence ATGGAAAAATATAATTATATAAATTCTTACAAAACATGGTTCATGAGACAAGCGGGTAGATATTTACCAGAATACATGGAAGTCAGGAAAAAATACGAATCATTTGTAGACTTCTGTTATTCAACTGAAGACGTAGTAAAGGTTACAAAACAACCTGTAGAAAGATTTAATTTAGATTTTGGTATACTATTTTCAGATATTCTTATTATCCTAGACGCATTAGGTGCAAAAGTTTCGTTTTTAAAAAACGAAGGCCCTCATATTGAAGATGCAAATAATATTCTTGAAGAAAACTTTAATGAAAAAAAACTAGAAAATATTTATAGTGCTATAAAAAGTTTAAACAACAACTTAAAAGTACCTCTCATAGGATTTATTGGAGGACCATTTACAGTAGGATGCTACTTAACTCAAGGGTCTAAAAAAAATGATTTTGAAAATACTAAAAAAATCCTTTATCAAAACCACGAAATGTTTGATAAATATATAAAAATCATTACAAAATACTCTATAATCCATCTGCAAAACCAAATTAATAATGGCTGCAAAATAGTCAAAATTTTTGATTCATGGGCGGGAATACTACCTTATTCGCAATATAAAAAATACATCTTAGAGCCTAATAACGAAATTGTATCAACCCTAAAATCAAAAAATCCTGATGTGGAAATAATTTGTTTACCTAAAGGAAGTGGTGAAAAATACGTAGAGTTTGCAAGTATCGTAAAACCTGATATTTTGGCAATAGACCAGTTTACAGATATAAACTTTATCAAAAAAAATATCTCTGATGAAATTTGTCTTCAAGGAAATCTAGATCCTATGTTACTAACATTACCCAATGACATTGTTTTAGACGAGGTTAAAAATTTAATCACTTCATTTAAAGACAGAAAGTTCATATTTAACGTAGGTCATGGTTTAGTACCTGAAACAAAAATTGATATAGTAGAAAAAGTTTTAAACTTAATAGGTGAATATAAATGA